The following proteins are co-located in the Desulfonatronum thiodismutans genome:
- a CDS encoding pyruvoyl-dependent arginine decarboxylase, with product MINFVPRQAFFTRGIGRHKNKLQSFELALRDAGIEKLNLVYVSSIFPPNCKMVTVEEGVKQLSPGQITFCVMARNATNEKGRLVGSAVGMAFPASKEHYGYISEHTAFGADEQELGDFAEDLASTMLATTQGVDFNPETAYDERRQIYLMSGKIIDSASAPVVTMGQAGVWTTTVSAAVFLP from the coding sequence AGGGGCATCGGCAGACACAAAAACAAACTTCAGTCGTTCGAGTTGGCGTTGCGCGACGCCGGGATCGAAAAGTTGAATCTGGTCTATGTGTCCAGTATCTTCCCTCCAAACTGCAAAATGGTCACGGTGGAAGAAGGGGTGAAGCAGCTCAGTCCGGGACAGATCACCTTTTGCGTGATGGCCCGCAACGCCACCAACGAGAAGGGACGCCTGGTCGGGTCGGCCGTGGGCATGGCCTTTCCGGCCAGCAAGGAGCACTACGGCTACATTTCCGAGCATACCGCCTTTGGGGCCGATGAGCAGGAACTGGGCGACTTCGCCGAAGACCTGGCCTCCACCATGCTGGCCACTACCCAAGGCGTGGACTTCAACCCGGAGACCGCCTATGACGAAAGGCGGCAAATCTATCTGATGAGCGGAAAAATCATCGATTCAGCCTCGGCCCCGGTTGTGACCATGGGGCAAGCCGGGGTCTGGACCACCACGGTTTCCGCCGCGGTGTTCCTCCCCTGA